A part of Gossypium hirsutum isolate 1008001.06 chromosome A07, Gossypium_hirsutum_v2.1, whole genome shotgun sequence genomic DNA contains:
- the LOC107955397 gene encoding GTP cyclohydrolase 1 translates to MGSLDEGHLCVEIENGMKLDVSEKEPETIAIEDAVKVLLQGLGEDFNRDGLKKTPLRVAKALREGTRGYKQKVKDIVQGALFPEVGLHDGVGHAGGVGGLVIVRDLDLFSYCESCLLPFQLKCHVGYVPSGQRVVGLSKLSRVADVFAKRLQDPQRLADEICSALHHGIRPAGVAVILECLHIHFPNVESVLLDSKHQGWVKVLVSSGSGVFGNENADAWSDFLGLLKFRGVTVDRTLTRDSVNHSWCPSSSSSMSKISSELVAANPEMVAAVASILRSLGEDPLRKELVETPSHFVRWLMNFENTKLEMKLNGFACGISDLLKPNGEISSRNNKQMHSELNLSFWSQCEHHLLPFYGVVHIGYFCPKGINHLGKSLLRSIVHFYGFKLQVQERLTRQIAETVSSILGGDVMVVVEANHTCMISRGIEKFGSNTATIAVLGRFSTDPAARAMFLQSIPDDTTSQIL, encoded by the exons ATGGGCTCTTTGGATGAGGGCCATTTATGCGTTGAGATTGAGAATGGAATGAAGCTGGATGTAAGTGAGAAAGAGCCTGAAACTATAGCTATTGAGGATGCTGTGAAAGTTCTATTGCAGGGTTTGGGTGAGGATTTTAACAGAGATGGCCTTAAGAAAACTCCCCTTCGTGTTGCCAAGGCACTTCGAGAAGGAACAAGAG GTTACAAGCAAAAAGTAAAGGATATTGTTCAGGGAGCTTTATTCCCTGAAGTGGGTTTACATGATGGAGTTGGTCATGCTGGAGGAGTAGGTGGGCTTGTGATTGTTCGGGATCTTGATCTGTTCTCGTATTGTGAGTCGTGCTTGCTCCCGTTTCAGCTTAAGTGTCATGTAGGTTATGTGCCATCCGGTCAGCGGGTTGTGGGATTAAGCAAACTGTCTAGAGTAGCTGATGTTTTCGCGAAACGACTGCAAGACCCACAGCGTTTAGCAGATGAAATATGTTCAGCTCTGCACCATGGAATCAGGCCAGCAGGGGTTGCCGTGATACTTGAGTGTTTGCATATTCATTTCCCGAATGTGGAGTCAGTCCTTCTTGACTCAAAGCATCAAGGATGGGTAAAAGTCCTGGTGTCTTCGGGTTCGGGGgtttttggaaatgaaaatgCTGACGCTTGGAGTGATTTTCTTGGTCTTTTGAAATTCAGAGGTGTGACTGTGGATAGAACTCTAACCAGGGACTCAGTTAATCACAGTTGGTGCCCTTCAAGTTCTTCATCTATGTCTAAGATTTCGTCTGAGCTTGTAGCGGCCAACCCTGAAATGGTTGCTGCAGTAGCATCAATACTCAGATCTTTGGGTGAAGATCCATTAAGGAAAGAGCTTGTGGAAACACCTAGCCATTTTGTGAGGTGGTTGATGAACTTTGAAAATACGAAGTTGGAGATGAAGCTGAATGGCTTTGCTTGTGGCATATCCGATCTTCTCAAACCTAATGGGGAAATCAGCTCCCGCAACAACAAACAGATGCATTCGGAGTTGAACCTCTCATTCTGGTCACAATGTGAGCATCACCTACTTCCCTTTTATGGTGTGGTCCATATTGGATACTTCTGCCCTAAAGGAATCAATCACCTTGGGAAGTCCCTTTTGCGGTCAATAGTACATTTTTACGGTTTCAAGCTCCAAGTGCAAGAAAGGCTGACCAGGCAAATAGCCGAAACAGTTTCATCGATCCTAGGTGGAGATGTCATGGTAGTTGTGGAGGCTAACCACACCTGTATGATTTCTAGAGGGATTGAGAAGTTCGGCAGTAACACAGCTACCATTGCAGTGCTAGGACGATTTTCAACTGATCCGGCTGCTAGGGCTATGTTTTTACAGAGCATTCCAGACGATACTACATCTCAAATATTATAG